A window of Streptomyces sp. DG1A-41 contains these coding sequences:
- the gap gene encoding type I glyceraldehyde-3-phosphate dehydrogenase, producing MTIRVGINGFGRIGRNYFRALLEQGADIEIVAVNDLGDTATTAHLLKYDTILGRLKQEVSHTEDTITVGDKTIKVLAERNPADIPWGELGVDIVIESTGIFTKKADAEKHIAGGAKKVLISAPAKDEDVTIVMGVNQDTYDPANHHVISNASCTTNCVAPMAKVLDENFGIVKGLMTTVHAYTNDQRILDFPHKDLRRARAAAENIIPTTTGAAKATALVLPQLKGKLDGMAMRVPVPTGSVTDLVIELGREVTKEEVNAAFQKAAEGELKGILEYTEDAIVSSDIVNAPASCTFDSSLTMVQEGKNVKVIGWYDNEWGYSNRLVDLTVFVGNQL from the coding sequence GTGACGATCCGCGTAGGCATCAACGGCTTCGGCCGCATCGGTCGTAACTACTTCCGCGCGCTGCTGGAGCAGGGTGCAGACATCGAGATCGTGGCTGTCAACGACCTGGGTGACACCGCGACCACCGCTCACCTGCTGAAGTACGACACCATCCTCGGCCGCCTCAAGCAGGAGGTCTCGCACACCGAGGACACCATCACCGTCGGCGACAAGACCATCAAGGTCCTCGCCGAGCGCAATCCCGCCGACATCCCGTGGGGCGAGCTGGGCGTCGACATCGTCATCGAGTCGACCGGCATCTTCACCAAGAAGGCCGACGCCGAGAAGCACATCGCCGGCGGCGCCAAGAAGGTCCTCATCTCGGCTCCGGCCAAGGACGAGGACGTCACCATCGTGATGGGCGTCAACCAGGACACGTACGACCCGGCGAACCACCACGTCATCTCCAACGCCTCCTGCACCACCAACTGTGTGGCGCCGATGGCCAAGGTCCTCGACGAGAACTTCGGCATCGTCAAGGGTCTGATGACGACGGTGCACGCGTACACGAACGACCAGCGCATCCTGGACTTCCCGCACAAGGACCTGCGCCGCGCCCGTGCCGCCGCCGAGAACATCATCCCGACCACCACGGGTGCCGCCAAGGCCACCGCGCTGGTCCTCCCGCAGCTCAAGGGCAAGCTGGACGGCATGGCCATGCGCGTCCCGGTCCCGACCGGTTCGGTCACCGACCTGGTCATCGAACTCGGCCGCGAGGTCACCAAGGAAGAGGTCAACGCCGCCTTCCAGAAGGCCGCAGAGGGCGAGCTGAAGGGCATCCTCGAGTACACGGAGGACGCGATCGTCTCGTCCGACATCGTCAACGCCCCGGCGTCCTGCACCTTCGACTCCTCCCTGACCATGGTCCAGGAGGGCAAGAACGTGAAGGTCATCGGCTGGTACGACAACGAGTGGGGCTACTCCAACCGCCTCGTCGACCTGACGGTCTTCGTCGGCAACCAGCTCTGA
- a CDS encoding M14 family zinc carboxypeptidase, with protein sequence MRQRARSILAVGALLLGGASIAPIAQAQPDGSSPPDPDEVKVFRADVTREQVPLLLAAGQDGHELSEQVPKKGTATIEVYLTDQQAKKLEKQGVDLTEHDLSAKAEARVEDAAEGVFRPYSGKGGLKEEILRTAQENPGLTKVVSIGKTVKGQDILALKLTKGAKKTKDGSKPSVLYLSNQHAREWITPEMTRRLMHHYLDNYNKDRRIKRIVDSTELWFVISANPDGYDHTHASDDNRLWRKNLRDVNGDGVIGTGDGVDLNRNFAYKWGYDNEGSSPNPASETYRGAGPNSEPETQALDAFQKRIGFTYGINYHSAAELILYGVGWQVATSTPDDVVYEALAGTPENPAIPGYHPQVSSELYTTNGEADGHAANVNGLAMFTPEMSTCQSASDADPNDEWKASDCRSIFTFPDDEKLIQQEYAKNVPFALSVAESASHPDRPSSSVGLKAADFTPAVFPVSHSRGADQEVSVVARKSLRDKELKYRVNGGRTEDMALKPWKGGETYGGEDNLYFDEYRAKVEDGDPGDKVEVWFTAETRNGKKVSSERFTYTVAERPKANTLVVAEEGAAATQAQKYVDALKANGRKAIVWDVAKQGAPDALGVLSHFDTVVHYTGASVPGNATQLQLRAFLNEGGRLIEAGEQAGGSVDLGAGTLSNDFSQYYLGAYSRTSAGGATGFTGSGELGGFTGPLAAAPGNPLDKAGRYGVTSDELPGDQFPQFASKGAGQFAGAVNPYGPYAGSSMAAAVHTDHAYKRLTRTVDLTGVTTTDKPTLRTQLMWDTEPGYDNVLVEAHTAGADDWTTLPETGGATKATVPTECEGGFYVREHPWLKHYLTLSDDGCAATGSTGSWNSLTGSSGGWRQVEFDLSAYAGKTVEVSISYVTDPGTGGYGVLADDASLVVGGTAKETEGFETSLGAWKVAGPPAGSPAVLKDWARTGALFQTYGAVTTDDTVLLGFGLEHVATAADRAALMRKALASLDV encoded by the coding sequence ATGAGACAAAGAGCGAGATCGATCCTCGCTGTCGGCGCGCTCCTGCTCGGCGGAGCGAGCATCGCACCCATCGCCCAGGCACAACCGGACGGTTCATCCCCGCCCGACCCGGACGAAGTCAAGGTCTTCCGCGCCGACGTCACCCGCGAGCAGGTACCCCTGCTGCTCGCGGCCGGCCAGGACGGCCACGAACTCAGCGAGCAGGTGCCCAAAAAGGGCACGGCGACCATCGAGGTCTACCTGACCGACCAGCAGGCGAAGAAGCTGGAGAAGCAGGGCGTCGACCTCACCGAGCACGACCTCTCCGCCAAGGCGGAAGCCCGCGTCGAGGACGCCGCCGAGGGCGTGTTCCGCCCGTACAGCGGCAAGGGCGGCCTGAAGGAGGAGATCCTCAGGACCGCGCAGGAGAACCCCGGCCTCACCAAGGTCGTCTCCATCGGCAAGACGGTCAAGGGCCAGGACATCCTCGCGCTGAAGCTCACCAAGGGCGCGAAGAAGACCAAGGACGGCTCCAAGCCCTCGGTCCTCTACCTGTCCAACCAGCACGCGCGCGAGTGGATCACGCCGGAGATGACCCGGCGCCTGATGCACCACTACCTGGACAACTACAACAAGGACCGGCGCATCAAGAGGATCGTCGACTCCACCGAACTGTGGTTCGTCATCTCGGCCAACCCCGACGGCTACGACCACACCCACGCCAGTGACGACAACCGCCTGTGGCGCAAGAACCTGCGGGACGTCAACGGCGACGGCGTCATCGGCACCGGCGACGGCGTCGACCTCAACCGCAACTTCGCCTACAAGTGGGGCTACGACAACGAGGGATCGTCCCCCAACCCCGCCAGCGAGACCTACCGCGGCGCGGGACCCAACTCCGAGCCGGAGACCCAGGCCCTTGACGCCTTCCAGAAGCGGATCGGCTTCACGTACGGCATCAACTATCACTCCGCCGCCGAACTCATCCTCTACGGAGTCGGCTGGCAGGTGGCCACGTCCACCCCGGACGACGTCGTCTACGAGGCGCTCGCCGGGACGCCCGAGAACCCCGCGATCCCCGGCTACCACCCGCAGGTCTCCTCCGAGCTGTACACCACCAACGGCGAGGCCGACGGCCACGCGGCGAACGTCAACGGCCTGGCGATGTTCACCCCCGAGATGTCGACCTGTCAGTCCGCCTCCGACGCCGACCCGAACGACGAGTGGAAGGCGTCCGACTGCCGGTCGATCTTCACCTTCCCGGACGACGAGAAGCTGATCCAGCAGGAGTACGCCAAGAACGTCCCGTTCGCGCTCTCCGTCGCCGAGTCCGCCTCGCACCCCGACCGGCCGTCCTCGTCGGTCGGGCTGAAGGCAGCCGACTTCACCCCGGCCGTGTTCCCGGTGTCGCACTCCCGCGGCGCCGACCAGGAAGTCTCCGTCGTGGCCCGCAAGTCGCTGCGCGACAAGGAGCTGAAGTACCGCGTCAACGGCGGCCGCACCGAGGACATGGCGCTCAAGCCCTGGAAGGGCGGCGAAACCTACGGCGGTGAGGACAACCTCTACTTCGACGAGTACCGGGCGAAGGTCGAGGACGGCGACCCCGGCGACAAGGTCGAGGTGTGGTTCACCGCGGAGACGAGGAACGGAAAGAAGGTCTCCAGCGAGCGCTTCACCTACACCGTCGCCGAGCGGCCCAAGGCGAACACCCTCGTCGTCGCCGAGGAGGGCGCGGCCGCCACGCAGGCACAGAAGTATGTGGACGCCCTCAAGGCCAACGGCCGCAAGGCGATCGTCTGGGACGTCGCGAAGCAGGGCGCGCCGGACGCGCTCGGCGTGCTGAGCCACTTCGACACCGTCGTCCACTACACGGGCGCGAGCGTCCCCGGCAACGCCACCCAGCTTCAGCTGCGCGCCTTCCTCAACGAGGGCGGCAGGCTGATCGAGGCCGGCGAGCAGGCCGGCGGCAGCGTCGACCTCGGCGCCGGCACCCTGTCGAACGACTTCAGCCAGTACTACCTGGGCGCCTACAGCCGTACTTCGGCCGGCGGCGCCACCGGTTTCACCGGCTCCGGTGAGCTGGGCGGCTTCACGGGCCCGCTCGCCGCCGCGCCCGGCAACCCCCTGGACAAGGCGGGCCGGTACGGCGTGACCTCCGACGAGCTGCCCGGCGACCAGTTCCCGCAGTTCGCGAGCAAGGGCGCCGGACAGTTCGCCGGAGCGGTCAACCCCTACGGCCCGTACGCGGGCTCCTCGATGGCCGCCGCCGTCCACACCGACCACGCCTACAAGCGCCTCACCCGTACCGTGGACCTCACCGGCGTCACCACGACCGACAAGCCCACCCTGCGTACCCAGCTGATGTGGGACACCGAGCCCGGCTACGACAACGTCCTGGTCGAGGCCCACACGGCGGGCGCCGACGACTGGACGACCCTGCCGGAGACGGGCGGCGCCACCAAGGCCACCGTCCCGACCGAGTGCGAGGGCGGCTTCTACGTCCGTGAGCATCCCTGGCTGAAGCACTACCTGACCCTGTCGGACGACGGCTGCGCCGCGACCGGCAGCACCGGATCGTGGAACAGCCTCACCGGCTCCTCCGGCGGCTGGCGGCAAGTGGAATTCGACCTGAGCGCGTACGCCGGCAAGACGGTCGAGGTCTCGATCAGCTACGTCACCGACCCGGGCACCGGCGGGTACGGCGTCCTCGCCGACGACGCCTCGCTCGTCGTCGGCGGCACGGCGAAGGAGACCGAGGGCTTCGAGACCTCGCTCGGCGCCTGGAAGGTGGCCGGACCGCCCGCGGGCAGCCCGGCCGTCCTCAAGGACTGGGCCCGCACCGGGGCCCTGTTCCAGACCTACGGCGCGGTCACCACGGACGACACCGTGCTGCTGGGCTTCGGCCTGGAGCACGTCGCCACCGCGGCCGACCGGGCGGCACTGATGAGAAAGGCGCTCGCCTCCCTCGACGTGTGA
- the whiA gene encoding DNA-binding protein WhiA, protein MAMTAAVKDEISRLPVTRTCCRKAEVSAILRFAGGLHLVSGRIVIEAELDTAMAARRLKRDILEIFGHSSELIVMAPGGLRRGSRYVVRVVAGGDQLARQTGLVDGRGRPIRGLPPQVVSGATCDAEAAWRGAFLAHGSLTEPGRSCSLEVTCPGPEAALALVGAARRLQIPAKAREVRGVDRVVVRDGDAIGALLTRLGAHESVLAWEERRMRREVRATANRLANFDDANLRRSARAAVAAGARVQRALEILGEDVPEHLAAAGRLRMEHKQASLEELGALADPPLTKDAVAGRIRRLLAMADKRASDLGIPGTEANLSEELADNLVG, encoded by the coding sequence ATGGCGATGACGGCAGCGGTGAAGGACGAGATCTCCCGGCTCCCCGTCACCCGGACCTGCTGCAGAAAGGCGGAGGTCTCCGCCATTCTGCGGTTCGCCGGCGGCCTTCACCTGGTGAGCGGTCGGATCGTGATCGAGGCGGAGCTGGACACGGCGATGGCGGCCCGCCGCCTCAAGCGGGACATCCTGGAGATCTTCGGCCACAGCTCGGAGCTGATCGTGATGGCACCGGGCGGACTGCGCCGCGGCTCGCGCTACGTCGTGCGCGTCGTCGCGGGCGGTGACCAGCTGGCCCGCCAGACCGGCCTGGTCGACGGGCGGGGCCGCCCGATCCGCGGCCTGCCCCCGCAGGTGGTCTCGGGGGCCACCTGCGACGCCGAGGCCGCCTGGCGGGGCGCCTTTCTGGCCCACGGCTCGCTCACCGAGCCCGGCCGTTCCTGCTCCCTGGAGGTGACCTGCCCCGGCCCCGAGGCCGCGCTCGCCCTGGTCGGCGCCGCCCGGCGCCTCCAGATCCCCGCGAAGGCCCGCGAGGTCCGCGGCGTGGACCGGGTGGTCGTACGCGACGGCGACGCGATCGGCGCCCTGCTCACCCGGCTCGGTGCCCACGAGTCGGTGCTGGCCTGGGAGGAGCGCCGGATGCGCCGCGAGGTGCGGGCCACGGCGAACCGGCTCGCCAACTTCGACGACGCCAACCTGCGCCGCTCGGCCCGCGCGGCCGTCGCCGCCGGTGCCCGGGTACAGCGCGCGCTGGAGATCCTCGGCGAGGACGTGCCCGAGCACCTCGCCGCGGCCGGCCGGCTGCGTATGGAGCACAAGCAGGCCTCCCTGGAGGAGCTGGGCGCGCTCGCCGACCCGCCGCTGACCAAGGACGCCGTCGCCGGCCGGATCCGCCGCCTGCTGGCCATGGCCGACAAGCGCGCCTCCGACCTGGGCATTCCGGGCACCGAGGCCAACCTCTCCGAGGAGCTGGCCGACAATCTCGTAGGCTGA
- the yvcK gene encoding uridine diphosphate-N-acetylglucosamine-binding protein YvcK has product MTRRTPRLSRLRRVVPEGSTDGRGGRPAEARGGRPRRRGTQPKVVALGGGMGLSASLAALRRITGDLTAVVTVADDGGSSGRLRDELGVLPPGDLRKALAALCGDDDWGQTWARVIQHRFQSKGDLHEHAVGNLLIVALWEQLGDHVQALDLVGRLLGAQGRVLPMSAVPLELQALVKGHDPARPDEVDTVRGQATVALTPGEVQSVHVVPHDPPAVPEAVEAVLDADWVVLGPGSWFSSVIPHLLVPELLDALTQTKARRVLSLNLAPQPGETEGFSPQRHLEVLGRHAPKLALDVVLADEAAVPDRDSLTDAAKRFGAAVELAPVARPDGTPRHDPELLAAAYDRIFRMHGRIGPWR; this is encoded by the coding sequence ATGACACGACGTACTCCGCGGCTGAGCCGGCTGCGCCGGGTGGTGCCCGAGGGCAGCACCGACGGAAGGGGCGGCCGGCCTGCCGAGGCCCGGGGCGGAAGACCCCGCCGCCGGGGCACCCAGCCCAAGGTCGTCGCCCTGGGCGGCGGCATGGGGCTGTCCGCCTCGCTGGCCGCGCTGCGCCGGATCACCGGCGACCTCACCGCCGTGGTCACCGTGGCCGACGACGGAGGCTCCAGCGGCCGGCTGCGCGACGAACTGGGCGTGCTGCCGCCCGGCGACCTGCGCAAGGCCCTGGCCGCGCTGTGCGGTGACGACGACTGGGGCCAGACCTGGGCGCGCGTCATCCAGCACCGCTTCCAGTCCAAGGGCGACCTGCACGAACACGCGGTCGGCAACCTGCTGATCGTCGCCCTGTGGGAGCAGCTCGGCGACCACGTCCAGGCCCTCGACCTGGTCGGACGGCTGCTCGGCGCGCAGGGACGCGTGCTGCCCATGTCCGCCGTCCCGCTGGAGCTCCAGGCCCTGGTCAAGGGCCACGACCCGGCGCGCCCGGACGAGGTGGACACGGTCCGCGGCCAGGCCACCGTCGCCCTCACCCCGGGCGAGGTGCAGTCCGTGCACGTCGTGCCGCACGACCCGCCCGCCGTGCCCGAGGCGGTCGAAGCCGTCCTGGACGCGGACTGGGTGGTGCTCGGCCCCGGCTCCTGGTTCTCCTCGGTCATCCCGCACCTGCTGGTGCCCGAGCTGCTGGACGCGCTCACGCAGACCAAGGCCCGGCGGGTACTCTCCCTGAACCTCGCCCCGCAGCCCGGAGAAACAGAGGGCTTCTCCCCGCAGCGTCATTTGGAGGTTTTGGGACGACACGCCCCTAAACTCGCCCTGGACGTGGTGCTGGCCGACGAGGCCGCCGTGCCCGATCGCGACTCCCTGACCGATGCCGCCAAGCGGTTCGGGGCCGCGGTCGAGCTGGCGCCGGTGGCCCGGCCCGACGGGACCCCGAGGCATGACCCGGAGCTGTTGGCCGCCGCGTACGACCGTATTTTTCGGATGCATGGAAGGATCGGCCCATGGCGATGA
- the rapZ gene encoding RNase adapter RapZ, translated as MNVNEHDGQAEQAGDGAQVSTGTPNDKAGVPDAAIPELVIISGMSGAGRSTAAKCLEDLGWFVVDNLPPALIPTMVELGARSQGNVARIAVVVDVRGRRFFDNLRESLADLEAKNVTRRIVFLESSDEALVRRFESVRRPHPLQGDGRIVDGIAAERELLRELRGDADLVIDTSSLNVHELRAKMDAQFAGEEEPELRATVMSFGYKYGLPVDADLVVDCRFLPNPHWVPELRPFTGLNDEVSGYVFNQPGAKEFLDRYTELLQLIATGYRREGKRYVTIAVGCTGGKHRSVAMSEKLAARLAAEGVETVVVHRDMGRE; from the coding sequence ATGAATGTGAACGAGCACGACGGGCAAGCAGAGCAAGCCGGAGACGGAGCACAGGTGAGTACGGGCACGCCCAACGACAAGGCCGGAGTCCCGGACGCGGCCATCCCCGAGCTGGTGATCATCTCCGGCATGTCCGGGGCCGGCCGCTCGACGGCCGCGAAATGTCTGGAGGACCTCGGCTGGTTCGTCGTCGACAACCTGCCGCCCGCGCTGATCCCCACCATGGTGGAGCTCGGCGCCCGCTCCCAGGGCAACGTGGCCCGGATCGCCGTCGTCGTCGACGTCCGCGGCCGCCGCTTCTTCGACAACCTCCGCGAGTCCCTCGCCGACCTGGAGGCGAAGAACGTCACCCGGAGGATCGTCTTCCTGGAGTCCTCCGACGAGGCCCTGGTGCGCCGCTTCGAGTCGGTGCGCCGCCCGCACCCCCTCCAGGGCGACGGCCGGATCGTCGACGGCATCGCCGCCGAGCGCGAGCTGCTGCGCGAGCTGCGCGGCGACGCCGACCTGGTGATCGACACCTCCAGCCTCAACGTGCACGAGCTGCGCGCCAAGATGGACGCCCAGTTCGCCGGCGAGGAGGAGCCGGAGCTGCGGGCCACGGTCATGTCCTTCGGCTACAAGTACGGGCTGCCGGTCGACGCCGACCTGGTCGTCGACTGCCGCTTCCTGCCGAACCCGCACTGGGTCCCGGAGCTGCGCCCGTTCACCGGCCTGAACGACGAGGTGTCCGGGTACGTCTTCAACCAGCCCGGCGCCAAGGAGTTCCTCGACCGGTACACGGAGCTCCTCCAGCTCATCGCCACCGGCTACCGCCGTGAAGGCAAGCGCTATGTGACCATCGCCGTGGGCTGCACGGGCGGCAAGCACCGCTCGGTCGCCATGTCGGAGAAGCTCGCCGCCCGGCTCGCCGCCGAGGGCGTGGAGACGGTGGTCGTACACCGGGACATGGGACGCGAATGA
- the uvrC gene encoding excinuclease ABC subunit UvrC has translation MADPSSYRPKPGEIPDSPGVYRFRDEHRRVIYVGKAKSLRQRLANYFQDLAGLHPRTRSMVTTAASVEWTVVSTEVEALQLEYSWIKEYDPRFNVKYRDDKSYPYLAVTMNEEFPRVQVMRGHKKKGVRYFGPYAHAWAIRDTVDLLLRVFPVRTCSAGVFKNAARTGRPCLLGYIDKCSAPCVDRVSAEEHRELADEFCDFMTGRTNTYIRRLEQQMGEAAEEMEYERAARLRDDIEALKKAMEKNAVVLADATDADLIAVAEDELEAAVQIFHVRGGRVRGQRGWVTDKVEEITTGALVEHALQQLYGEETGDAVPKEVLVPALPDPVEPVQEWLTGRRGSGVSLRIPQRGDKKALMETVQRNAQQALVLHKTKRASDLTTRSRALEEIADAIDLDSAPLRIECYDISHLQGDDVVASMVVFEDGLARKSEYRRFQIKGFAGQDDVRSMHEVITRRFRRYLAEKERTGEWADETTQDGETAESGETIGTSLTEDDGRPKKFAYPPQLVVVDGGAPQVAAARRALDDLGIDDIAVCGLAKRLEEVWLPGDDDPVVLPRTSEGLYLLQRVRDEAHRFAITYQRTKRSKRFRASPLDDVPGLGDTRKQALLKYFGSLKKLRSATIDQICEVPGIGRKTAETIAAALAQAAPATPAVNTATGEIMEEEPGTMGAGGEPVRTGAPDERRGQET, from the coding sequence ATGGCCGACCCCTCCAGCTACCGCCCCAAACCGGGTGAGATCCCCGACTCGCCGGGGGTCTACAGGTTCCGTGACGAGCACCGCCGGGTGATCTACGTCGGAAAGGCGAAGAGCCTGCGCCAGCGCCTGGCGAACTACTTCCAGGACCTGGCGGGCCTGCACCCGCGCACCCGCTCCATGGTCACCACGGCCGCGTCCGTGGAGTGGACGGTGGTGTCCACGGAGGTCGAGGCGCTCCAGCTGGAGTACTCGTGGATCAAGGAGTACGACCCCCGGTTCAACGTCAAGTACCGCGACGACAAGAGCTACCCGTACCTCGCGGTGACGATGAACGAGGAGTTCCCCCGCGTGCAGGTGATGCGCGGTCACAAGAAGAAGGGCGTCCGCTACTTCGGGCCGTACGCGCACGCGTGGGCGATCCGCGACACCGTCGACCTGTTGCTGCGCGTCTTCCCCGTGCGCACGTGTTCGGCCGGCGTCTTCAAGAACGCCGCCCGTACGGGCCGCCCCTGCCTGCTCGGCTACATCGACAAGTGCTCGGCCCCCTGCGTGGACCGGGTCTCCGCCGAGGAGCACCGCGAACTGGCCGACGAGTTCTGCGACTTCATGACCGGCCGTACGAACACGTACATCCGCCGCCTGGAGCAGCAGATGGGCGAGGCGGCCGAGGAGATGGAGTACGAGCGGGCGGCCCGGCTGCGCGACGACATCGAGGCCCTGAAGAAGGCCATGGAGAAGAACGCGGTCGTGCTCGCCGACGCGACCGACGCCGATCTGATCGCGGTCGCCGAGGACGAACTGGAGGCGGCCGTCCAGATCTTCCACGTGCGCGGCGGACGCGTGCGCGGCCAGCGCGGCTGGGTCACCGACAAGGTGGAGGAGATCACCACCGGCGCCCTCGTGGAGCACGCCCTCCAGCAGCTGTACGGCGAGGAGACGGGCGACGCCGTGCCCAAGGAGGTCCTGGTCCCCGCCCTGCCCGACCCTGTGGAGCCCGTCCAGGAGTGGCTCACCGGCCGGCGCGGCTCGGGCGTCTCCCTGCGCATCCCGCAGCGCGGCGACAAGAAGGCCCTCATGGAGACGGTGCAGCGCAACGCCCAGCAGGCGCTCGTCCTGCACAAGACCAAGCGCGCCTCCGACCTGACCACGCGCTCGCGTGCCCTGGAGGAGATCGCCGACGCGATCGACCTCGACAGCGCCCCGCTGCGGATCGAGTGCTACGACATCTCCCACCTCCAGGGCGACGACGTGGTGGCCTCCATGGTCGTCTTCGAGGACGGCCTGGCCCGCAAGAGCGAGTACCGGCGGTTCCAGATCAAGGGCTTCGCCGGGCAGGACGACGTTCGCTCCATGCACGAGGTGATCACCCGACGCTTCCGCCGCTACCTCGCCGAGAAGGAGAGGACGGGCGAGTGGGCGGACGAGACCACCCAGGACGGGGAGACCGCCGAGAGCGGCGAGACCATCGGAACGAGCCTGACCGAGGACGACGGCCGCCCCAAGAAGTTCGCCTACCCGCCGCAGCTCGTGGTCGTCGACGGCGGCGCCCCTCAGGTCGCGGCCGCCCGGCGGGCCCTGGACGACCTCGGGATCGACGACATCGCCGTGTGCGGCCTCGCCAAGCGCCTGGAGGAGGTCTGGCTGCCCGGTGACGACGACCCGGTGGTCCTGCCCCGCACCAGCGAGGGCCTGTACCTGCTCCAGCGGGTCCGTGACGAGGCCCACCGCTTCGCGATCACCTACCAGCGCACCAAGCGGTCCAAGCGCTTCCGCGCCAGCCCCCTGGACGACGTCCCGGGGCTCGGGGACACGCGCAAGCAGGCACTCCTGAAGTACTTCGGTTCGTTGAAGAAGCTGCGATCCGCCACCATCGACCAGATCTGCGAGGTTCCCGGCATAGGCCGCAAGACCGCCGAGACGATCGCGGCGGCCCTCGCCCAGGCGGCCCCGGCCACACCCGCCGTCAACACGGCGACTGGAGAGATCATGGAAGAGGAACCCGGCACCATGGGTGCCGGTGGGGAGCCCGTGCGGACGGGCGCCCCGGACGAACGACGGGGGCAGGAGACATGA
- a CDS encoding VOC family protein: MPEQTNAAPQGYTTVAPWVVTDDTGAFLDFVAQAFDGEELARVVTEDGLIGHAEIRIGDTVVMAFDRHADWPTMPSLLNVYAADVDKAFTQAIEAGGHVITPLANDAFGQRGGRIKDPFGNIWWVSGQVEDLTEEQMWERLQDPVYAEAMREAQETLDAELSGRRHGRSSAPVKTTS; this comes from the coding sequence ATGCCCGAGCAGACCAACGCCGCGCCGCAGGGCTACACCACCGTCGCACCTTGGGTCGTCACGGACGACACGGGGGCCTTCCTCGACTTCGTCGCCCAGGCGTTCGACGGTGAAGAACTGGCGCGAGTGGTGACCGAGGACGGCCTGATCGGTCACGCTGAGATCCGAATCGGCGACACCGTCGTGATGGCCTTCGACCGGCACGCCGACTGGCCCACCATGCCGAGCCTGCTGAACGTGTACGCAGCCGACGTGGACAAGGCATTCACCCAAGCCATCGAAGCCGGCGGCCATGTCATCACGCCCCTGGCCAACGATGCCTTCGGGCAGCGCGGAGGACGTATCAAGGACCCCTTCGGCAACATCTGGTGGGTGTCCGGCCAGGTTGAGGACCTCACTGAAGAGCAGATGTGGGAGCGGCTGCAGGACCCCGTGTACGCCGAGGCCATGCGGGAGGCTCAGGAGACGCTCGACGCCGAGCTCAGCGGTCGACGCCACGGACGCAGCAGCGCACCCGTCAAGACCACCAGCTGA
- a CDS encoding ATP-binding protein, whose translation MTTLFLTVGLPGAGKTTRARQLAKEHSALRLTPDEWMLPLFGDPQPAGKRDVLEGRLLWLGLEALKLGTNVVLDFGCWSRDKRSTIRWLVMSVGASCQLVYVPVDHETQRARIAHRQSTTPDQTFAMSETDLLHWRTLFEEPDATELDGHEVGGPPPGWSGWLEWAADRWPSLA comes from the coding sequence GTGACGACGTTGTTCCTGACGGTCGGCCTGCCAGGGGCCGGAAAGACAACGAGAGCGCGGCAGCTGGCCAAGGAGCACAGCGCGCTGCGGCTGACGCCTGATGAGTGGATGCTCCCGCTGTTCGGTGATCCGCAGCCGGCCGGGAAGCGCGATGTGCTGGAAGGACGGCTGCTCTGGCTGGGTCTGGAGGCGCTGAAGCTGGGAACGAACGTGGTCCTGGATTTCGGATGCTGGTCTCGTGACAAGAGGTCCACGATCCGCTGGTTGGTGATGTCTGTGGGCGCGTCCTGTCAACTCGTGTACGTGCCGGTGGACCATGAGACCCAACGCGCTCGGATCGCCCATCGCCAGTCGACCACCCCTGATCAGACCTTCGCGATGAGCGAGACGGACCTCTTGCACTGGAGGACGCTGTTCGAGGAGCCCGACGCCACGGAACTCGATGGACATGAGGTAGGAGGTCCGCCTCCTGGGTGGTCCGGATGGCTGGAGTGGGCCGCCGATCGGTGGCCATCGCTCGCGTGA